From a single Desulfitibacter sp. BRH_c19 genomic region:
- a CDS encoding pyridine nucleotide-disulfide oxidoreductase, whose protein sequence is MYDIVVVGGGPGGYVAAIRGAQLGAKVALIEASELGGTCLNRGCIPTKAMIASVDKLEAVKEAGDFGIEVDGYKVNFQKLQERKNQVVAQLVKGVHFLVKKNKIDHFKGYGFLLNDNELEVKSEDGSQKISGKNIIIATGSEPLVFDSFNYDGVNIITSDEALELQEVPESLLIVGGGVIGCEFATIYAALGTKVTIVEALPRVLPMVDKDIAMRLQSFLKKKGITIKTKTMIKELIATEGQVKAVIDGGDIIAQKVLVSVGRKVSSQGFGMENTGVEIGSRGEILVNEKMQTNIPHIYAIGDVTNKVLLAHVASAQGITASESIMGKEKTMDYKVVPNCIFTKPEVASVGLTSDECTTENIAIKVGKFNFIAIGKAVAMGETDGMVKIIAREDDNTILGVHIIGPHAADLISEASVAIHSKLTLEDLAEIIHAHPTLSEAVMEAAEQGLGKAIHS, encoded by the coding sequence ATGTATGATATAGTTGTCGTAGGTGGAGGACCAGGAGGGTATGTAGCAGCTATTCGTGGAGCTCAACTAGGTGCCAAGGTTGCCTTAATTGAAGCTAGCGAGCTTGGTGGTACCTGCCTAAATAGAGGATGTATACCAACAAAGGCAATGATAGCAAGTGTCGACAAACTTGAGGCAGTAAAAGAAGCTGGGGATTTTGGAATAGAGGTTGACGGATATAAGGTAAACTTTCAAAAACTTCAAGAAAGAAAAAATCAGGTTGTAGCCCAGCTTGTAAAGGGCGTACATTTTTTAGTTAAAAAAAATAAGATTGATCATTTTAAAGGCTATGGATTTCTTCTTAATGATAATGAATTAGAAGTAAAATCAGAGGACGGTTCTCAAAAAATATCAGGAAAGAACATTATTATAGCTACTGGTTCAGAACCCTTAGTATTTGATTCATTTAATTATGACGGTGTTAATATCATAACTAGTGACGAGGCCCTTGAATTACAAGAGGTTCCTGAAAGCTTACTAATTGTAGGTGGAGGAGTAATAGGATGTGAATTTGCTACTATTTATGCAGCCTTAGGTACTAAAGTAACCATCGTTGAAGCCTTACCCCGGGTATTACCCATGGTGGATAAGGATATTGCAATGCGATTACAAAGCTTTTTAAAGAAAAAAGGAATTACCATTAAAACAAAGACCATGATCAAGGAACTAATAGCTACAGAAGGTCAAGTAAAGGCTGTGATTGATGGTGGTGATATAATAGCCCAAAAAGTTCTCGTATCTGTAGGAAGAAAGGTTAGTTCTCAGGGATTTGGCATGGAAAATACGGGAGTTGAAATTGGTAGTAGGGGAGAAATTCTCGTCAATGAAAAGATGCAGACCAACATTCCCCATATTTATGCAATAGGTGATGTAACTAATAAAGTACTACTTGCCCATGTAGCTTCCGCTCAAGGAATTACTGCGTCAGAAAGTATAATGGGTAAGGAAAAAACAATGGATTATAAGGTTGTTCCAAACTGTATATTTACCAAGCCTGAGGTAGCATCTGTAGGCTTAACAAGTGATGAATGTACAACTGAAAATATAGCTATAAAGGTAGGCAAATTTAATTTTATAGCCATCGGAAAGGCTGTAGCAATGGGAGAAACTGATGGAATGGTCAAAATTATTGCTAGAGAAGACGACAATACAATATTGGGGGTTCACATCATAGGTCCCCACGCTGCAGATCTAATTTCTGAAGCATCAGTAGCTATTCATAGTAAGCTAACATTAGAGGACTTAGCAGAAATAATACATGCACATCCTACTTTATCGGAAGCAGTAATGGAAGCTGCCGAACAAGGGTTAGGCAAGGCAATTCACAGCTAA
- a CDS encoding glutamate synthase, producing MQKFYDIGLKSLYKPEFNYELCDGCAECAKECSFNEIKINLKDGKKLPVANQKSCGACHRCELTCPRGAITIVDRPSPLRVNKSWDYRNVNRIHLQASSGAVVLTGMGSDNNLPMYFDRITFNACQVTNPSIDPQREPMETFTYLGRKEVSYGKDHKANKLLEIDLPLVFGPMSYGSISLNLQKALARVATKKQMLWYSGEGGLHRDLYDYAPRAVLQIASGRFGVSPEYLRVGSAYQIKIGQGAKPGIGGHLPGEKVLPGISETRMIPLHSDAISPAPQHDIYSIEDLRLLIYAIKEANDYKPVCVKIAAVHNVAAIATGVVHAGADMIYIDGFRGGSGATPSIVRDNVGIPIELALAVVDERLRKEGIRHKASIIAAGGVRNSADVMKCIALGADAVAIGTAALIACGCHMCQRCHSGKCPWGLTTNEEDLMKRLDVDWAEERLANLIEGWHHEMQEIMGLNGIYDIGSFRGNRLLLRGLGLNAKELEVLGIQHAGE from the coding sequence ATGCAGAAGTTTTACGATATTGGTCTAAAATCCTTATATAAGCCGGAGTTTAATTATGAATTGTGTGACGGATGTGCTGAGTGTGCTAAAGAGTGTTCATTCAATGAGATAAAAATTAATCTCAAAGATGGTAAGAAGCTACCAGTAGCCAACCAAAAATCCTGCGGGGCATGTCATCGTTGTGAACTGACTTGTCCTAGAGGGGCTATCACAATAGTTGATAGACCATCACCACTTAGAGTTAATAAATCATGGGACTATAGAAATGTTAATAGGATTCACTTACAGGCATCATCAGGAGCAGTTGTTTTAACTGGCATGGGATCTGACAATAATCTCCCCATGTATTTTGATAGAATTACCTTTAATGCCTGTCAGGTAACTAATCCATCTATAGATCCACAGCGAGAACCCATGGAAACATTCACTTATCTAGGCAGAAAGGAAGTTTCTTATGGAAAAGACCATAAGGCTAATAAACTGTTGGAGATTGACCTTCCACTAGTCTTTGGCCCCATGTCTTATGGTAGCATCAGTTTAAATCTACAAAAAGCACTAGCAAGAGTTGCTACAAAAAAGCAGATGTTGTGGTATTCAGGAGAGGGTGGACTCCATAGAGATTTATATGACTATGCACCACGAGCTGTATTACAGATAGCGTCAGGACGTTTTGGAGTAAGTCCCGAGTATCTCAGAGTTGGCTCAGCATATCAGATAAAGATTGGGCAGGGAGCAAAGCCTGGGATAGGTGGGCATTTGCCAGGAGAAAAGGTTTTACCTGGAATTTCCGAAACAAGAATGATACCCCTCCATAGCGATGCTATATCACCTGCACCACAACACGATATTTATTCTATTGAGGATCTTAGACTTTTGATTTATGCCATTAAAGAAGCAAATGATTATAAACCGGTATGTGTAAAGATTGCAGCAGTTCATAATGTTGCAGCCATTGCTACAGGAGTTGTCCATGCAGGTGCAGATATGATCTATATAGATGGGTTTAGGGGTGGCTCAGGGGCTACGCCTTCAATTGTAAGAGACAATGTAGGGATACCTATAGAGCTGGCATTGGCTGTGGTTGATGAAAGACTGCGAAAAGAAGGTATCAGGCACAAAGCTTCTATAATTGCGGCTGGTGGAGTAAGAAATAGTGCTGATGTGATGAAATGTATAGCTTTAGGAGCAGATGCTGTAGCTATTGGAACTGCCGCATTAATTGCGTGTGGATGTCACATGTGTCAAAGGTGCCATTCTGGAAAATGTCCTTGGGGATTAACTACCAATGAAGAAGATCTTATGAAACGTTTAGATGTAGATTGGGCTGAAGAAAGACTTGCCAATCTTATTGAGGGTTGGCATCATGAAATGCAAGAAATTATGGGTCTTAATGGAATATACGATATCGGGAGCTTTAGGGGTAATAGATTGCTATTAAGAGGTCTCGGTTTAAATGCAAAGGAATTAGAAGTATTAGGTATTCAACATGCGGGAGAATAG
- a CDS encoding 50S ribosomal protein L20 gives MARVKRGVTARKRHKKILKLAKGYFGAKSKIFRPANQQVLKSLSYAYAHRKKRKGDFRKLWISRINAAARINGLSYNRFIRGLKNAGVDINRKILAELAVSDAKAFEKLASIAKENN, from the coding sequence ATGGCAAGAGTTAAAAGGGGTGTAACCGCTCGTAAAAGACATAAAAAGATTCTTAAACTAGCAAAAGGTTATTTTGGCGCAAAATCTAAGATTTTTAGACCGGCTAACCAGCAGGTATTAAAGTCTTTATCATATGCCTATGCACATCGTAAGAAAAGAAAAGGCGATTTTAGAAAATTATGGATTTCTAGAATTAACGCAGCAGCTAGAATAAATGGTCTATCCTATAACCGTTTTATAAGAGGATTGAAAAATGCTGGTGTTGATATTAACAGAAAAATCCTAGCTGAATTAGCAGTTAGTGATGCTAAAGCTTTTGAAAAGTTAGCTAGTATTGCAAAAGAAAATAACTAA
- a CDS encoding lipoyl synthase has translation MKRARFPEWLKRRIPASANISQTNEILKKLNLNTVCESAICPNRGECFSKKTATFMILGNVCSRNCRFCAVPGDKPQPVDYEEPDKIVEAVGLLGLKHVVITSVTRDDLPDGGAEQFSEVIRKLKAFNKDLIVEVLTPDFAGSSSAIKTVTSAKPDIYNHNLETVSELYSTVRPEADYKRSLNVLKLVKSIDKAVYTKSGIMVGLGETFEQVKQVLYDLKVVGCDIVTIGQYLAPSKEHLVVKEYVHPDVFEKYKALGEEMEFKHVAASPFVRSSFNAADFSEKVLNKNKTQV, from the coding sequence ATGAAAAGGGCAAGATTTCCAGAATGGTTAAAAAGAAGAATACCAGCATCAGCAAATATTTCCCAAACAAATGAAATATTAAAAAAATTAAATCTAAATACTGTTTGCGAAAGTGCAATATGTCCTAATAGAGGCGAATGCTTTAGTAAAAAAACAGCAACCTTCATGATCTTAGGAAATGTATGTTCACGTAATTGTAGGTTCTGTGCAGTTCCTGGTGATAAACCCCAACCTGTTGATTATGAAGAACCTGATAAAATTGTTGAGGCTGTAGGCCTCCTTGGCCTTAAACATGTAGTAATAACATCCGTTACTAGAGATGATTTGCCAGATGGTGGGGCAGAACAATTTAGTGAAGTGATAAGGAAATTAAAAGCTTTTAATAAAGATTTAATTGTTGAAGTTTTAACTCCCGATTTTGCTGGTTCCTCATCAGCTATTAAAACTGTTACATCTGCAAAGCCAGACATATATAATCATAATCTAGAAACAGTTTCTGAGCTTTATAGTACTGTCAGGCCAGAAGCAGATTACAAAAGAAGCCTTAATGTATTAAAATTAGTAAAATCAATCGATAAGGCTGTTTATACAAAATCAGGGATCATGGTAGGCTTAGGAGAAACCTTTGAGCAGGTAAAACAGGTTCTATATGATTTAAAGGTAGTAGGTTGTGATATAGTAACCATAGGTCAGTACCTTGCGCCATCTAAAGAGCATCTAGTAGTTAAAGAATATGTGCACCCAGATGTTTTTGAAAAGTATAAAGCTTTGGGCGAAGAAATGGAATTTAAACATGTGGCTGCATCTCCATTTGTACGTAGTTCCTTTAATGCGGCCGATTTTTCTGAAAAGGTCCTTAATAAAAATAAAACTCAAGTATAA
- a CDS encoding threonine--tRNA ligase, which translates to MSGITITLKDGSQTEYPKGTTPFQIAEIISKRLAKEAVVAKFNGAIVGLDKPLQEDGELEIHTFETDEGKNCYRHSASHILAEAVQRLFPGTKLGIGPAIEDGFYYDFDSEHKFTPEDLEKIENEMQKIIKEKEDFKKREISRADAIKLFKERGEDYKIELINDLPEDTAISLYENGQWLDLCAGPHVANTGDIKAIKLLSLAGAYWRGSEKNPMLQRVYGTAFPKKKSLDEYLEFIEEAKKRDHRRLGAQLGLFSMQEEGPGFPFFHPKGMVLRNQLEDFWRREHKKWGYQEIKSPVILNKVLWERSGHWENYRENMYYTNIDENDFCVKPMNCPGAMLVYKSEQHSYREFPIRLAEMGLVHRHEKSGVLHGLMRVRAFTQDDSHIFMLPSQITDEIKNVIDLVDYFYNTFGFEYTVELSTKPEKAMGSDETWEKAIKALKIALEEKEIAYKINEGDGAFYGPKIDFHLKDSIGRTWQCGTIQLDFLMPEKFDLYYIGEDGGKHSPVMIHRVVLGSIERFIGILIEHYAGAFPLWLSPVQAKILPIADTHGEYAAMVLKKLDNKGIRAEVDYRNEKIGYKIREAQLQKVPYMLIIGDKEVENREVSVRKRNAGDLGGQPLDIFIEEIVKESEMPKSTK; encoded by the coding sequence ATGTCTGGAATAACTATTACTCTTAAGGATGGTAGTCAGACTGAATATCCAAAGGGAACAACACCATTTCAAATTGCAGAAATTATAAGCAAGAGACTTGCTAAAGAAGCTGTAGTAGCAAAATTTAATGGAGCTATCGTTGGATTGGACAAGCCATTGCAGGAGGACGGAGAACTTGAAATACATACTTTTGAAACAGATGAAGGCAAGAATTGTTATAGACATAGTGCATCACATATTTTAGCAGAGGCAGTTCAACGATTATTTCCTGGGACCAAGCTTGGTATTGGTCCAGCCATTGAGGATGGATTCTATTATGATTTCGATTCAGAACATAAGTTTACTCCCGAGGATTTAGAAAAAATAGAAAATGAAATGCAAAAAATAATCAAGGAAAAAGAAGATTTTAAAAAAAGAGAAATATCAAGGGCAGATGCGATAAAGCTTTTTAAAGAACGGGGAGAAGACTATAAAATTGAACTGATTAATGATCTTCCAGAGGATACAGCAATATCTCTCTATGAAAATGGCCAGTGGCTTGATTTATGTGCTGGACCTCATGTTGCTAATACTGGTGATATAAAAGCAATAAAACTATTATCCTTAGCAGGAGCTTATTGGCGAGGATCCGAGAAAAATCCAATGCTCCAAAGGGTTTATGGTACAGCCTTTCCAAAGAAAAAGTCATTAGATGAGTACCTTGAATTTATAGAGGAAGCAAAAAAGAGAGACCATCGTCGTCTTGGAGCCCAGTTAGGTCTTTTTAGTATGCAAGAGGAAGGGCCGGGATTTCCATTTTTTCATCCAAAGGGAATGGTGTTAAGAAATCAATTGGAGGATTTTTGGAGAAGGGAACATAAAAAGTGGGGCTACCAGGAAATTAAAAGTCCCGTTATTTTAAATAAAGTGCTTTGGGAAAGATCAGGACACTGGGAGAATTATAGAGAGAATATGTACTACACAAATATAGATGAAAATGATTTTTGTGTAAAACCTATGAATTGTCCAGGTGCAATGCTTGTTTATAAATCTGAGCAGCATAGCTATAGAGAATTTCCAATTAGATTAGCTGAAATGGGTTTAGTCCATAGGCATGAAAAATCAGGTGTGCTTCATGGTTTAATGAGGGTAAGAGCATTTACTCAAGATGATTCACATATCTTTATGTTGCCTTCTCAAATTACCGATGAGATAAAAAATGTAATTGATCTTGTTGATTATTTCTACAATACTTTTGGTTTTGAATATACAGTAGAACTTTCAACAAAGCCTGAAAAAGCAATGGGTTCAGATGAAACTTGGGAGAAAGCTATTAAGGCATTAAAAATAGCATTAGAAGAAAAGGAAATTGCCTATAAAATCAATGAGGGAGATGGAGCTTTTTATGGTCCCAAAATTGATTTTCACTTAAAGGATTCCATAGGAAGGACCTGGCAGTGTGGTACAATACAACTTGACTTTTTAATGCCAGAAAAATTTGACCTTTACTACATTGGAGAAGATGGTGGAAAACATAGTCCTGTTATGATCCATAGAGTAGTACTCGGTAGCATAGAAAGGTTTATAGGAATTTTAATTGAACACTATGCAGGTGCCTTTCCTTTGTGGCTTTCCCCTGTACAGGCTAAAATATTACCAATCGCAGATACTCATGGCGAATATGCCGCAATGGTATTGAAAAAGTTAGATAATAAGGGTATTCGTGCAGAAGTAGATTACCGTAATGAAAAAATTGGTTATAAGATTAGAGAGGCCCAGCTTCAAAAGGTTCCTTATATGTTAATTATAGGGGATAAAGAAGTTGAAAATAGGGAAGTATCTGTTAGAAAAAGAAATGCAGGTGACCTAGGTGGCCAACCGTTAGACATTTTTATTGAGGAAATAGTAAAAGAAAGTGAAATGCCAAAGAGCACTAAATAA
- a CDS encoding LL-diaminopimelate aminotransferase (produces methionine from 2-keto-4-methylthiobutyrate and glutamine in vitro; mutations do not affect methionine salvage in vivo however) yields MIKQAERIAKLPPYLFARIEQKIDEAKEKGIDIISLGIGDPDQPTPDYIVDELNVASKKTANHQYPSSVGMLEYRKAVNNWYERQHGVSLDPKTEVVSLIGSKEGIGHISFCYVNPGDINLVPDPGYPVYGIGTILAGGTPYLLPLKEENSFLVDLESIPADVAQKAKLMFINYPNNPTGAVANREFFERVVAFGKKYDIIVCHDAAYSEVFFDGQRPLSFMEIPGAKDVGIEFNSLSKPFNMTGWRIGWAVGKREVIEALGRIKSNIDSGAFQAVQVAAVKALTGPLDCLEDMRRTYQERRDIVIDGLNTMGWKLKKPIGSFYIWIPVPKGYTSTEFCELILDKANVIITPGNGYGEYGEGYFRISLTIEPKRLTEALERMKKVNW; encoded by the coding sequence ATGATTAAACAAGCTGAAAGAATTGCAAAACTTCCACCATATTTGTTTGCACGCATAGAACAAAAAATTGATGAAGCTAAAGAGAAGGGGATTGATATAATTAGCTTAGGAATTGGAGATCCCGATCAACCAACTCCTGATTATATTGTAGATGAATTAAACGTTGCTTCTAAGAAGACAGCAAATCACCAGTATCCAAGCTCAGTAGGAATGCTTGAATATAGGAAGGCTGTTAACAATTGGTATGAAAGACAGCACGGGGTATCATTGGATCCTAAAACTGAAGTGGTTTCACTAATTGGTTCAAAGGAAGGGATAGGTCATATATCATTTTGTTATGTAAATCCAGGAGATATAAATCTTGTTCCTGATCCTGGTTATCCAGTTTACGGAATAGGAACTATCCTTGCAGGAGGCACTCCTTACCTATTACCTCTCAAAGAGGAGAATAGCTTTCTTGTTGATTTAGAATCCATACCTGCAGATGTAGCCCAAAAAGCAAAGTTGATGTTTATCAATTATCCAAATAACCCAACAGGAGCCGTTGCTAATAGAGAGTTTTTTGAAAGGGTTGTAGCTTTTGGGAAGAAATATGATATTATAGTATGCCATGATGCTGCATACTCTGAAGTTTTCTTTGACGGGCAAAGGCCTTTAAGCTTTATGGAGATCCCCGGGGCAAAAGATGTTGGTATAGAATTTAATTCTCTTTCCAAACCTTTTAATATGACAGGCTGGAGAATAGGTTGGGCAGTTGGAAAACGAGAAGTTATAGAAGCTTTAGGAAGAATCAAATCCAACATAGATTCAGGTGCATTTCAAGCTGTTCAGGTTGCCGCAGTAAAGGCTTTGACAGGACCATTAGACTGTCTAGAAGATATGCGTAGAACATATCAAGAAAGAAGAGACATTGTAATTGATGGATTAAACACAATGGGATGGAAGCTTAAAAAGCCTATAGGAAGTTTCTATATTTGGATTCCAGTACCTAAAGGATATACTTCTACAGAATTTTGCGAATTAATTCTTGATAAAGCAAATGTAATAATCACACCTGGAAATGGATATGGTGAATATGGAGAGGGTTACTTCAGAATTTCATTGACAATAGAACCAAAGCGGTTAACTGAAGCTCTTGAAAGAATGAAAAAAGTAAATTGGTAG
- the pheS gene encoding phenylalanine--tRNA ligase subunit alpha (catalyzes a two-step reaction, first charging a phenylalanine molecule by linking its carboxyl group to the alpha-phosphate of ATP, followed by transfer of the aminoacyl-adenylate to its tRNA; forms a heterotetramer of alpha(2)beta(2); binds two magnesium ions per tetramer; type 1 subfamily) — MIDKLNIIRDQAYSEITDCQDMSNLEGIKIKFLGKKGELTSLLRGMGQLTSEERPKVGKIANEVRDSIQKLLDQKLEDLKVKETEAKLKQEQQDVTLPGYKIGVGRIHPISQVLNEIQDIFQGLGYSIAEGPEIESDYYNFEALNLPKDHPARDMQDSFYITSEVLLRTHTSPVQVRVMEKIAPKLPVRIIAPGKVFRRDDDATHSPMFHQVEGLLIDREVTLGDLKGTLLAFAKAMFGEGVEIRLRPSYFPFTEPSAEVDISCVMCHGSGCRVCSGTGWLEILGSGMVHPRVLEMSGYDPEEVRGFAFGMGVERIAMLKYGINDLRLFFDNDIRFLEQFK, encoded by the coding sequence ATGATAGATAAGCTAAATATAATTAGAGATCAGGCTTATAGTGAAATAACAGACTGTCAAGATATGTCTAACTTAGAAGGAATAAAAATCAAATTCCTAGGCAAAAAAGGAGAACTAACATCATTATTAAGAGGTATGGGGCAACTCACCTCAGAGGAAAGGCCTAAAGTTGGAAAAATTGCCAATGAAGTTAGAGATAGTATTCAAAAATTACTAGATCAAAAACTTGAGGACTTAAAAGTTAAAGAGACTGAAGCTAAATTGAAGCAGGAACAGCAGGATGTAACACTTCCTGGATACAAAATAGGAGTAGGAAGAATTCATCCAATTAGTCAAGTTTTAAATGAAATCCAAGATATTTTTCAAGGTTTAGGGTATTCAATAGCCGAAGGACCTGAAATAGAAAGCGATTATTACAATTTTGAAGCCTTAAATTTACCAAAAGACCATCCAGCAAGAGATATGCAAGATTCTTTTTATATTACATCAGAAGTATTATTAAGAACCCATACGTCGCCAGTCCAGGTAAGAGTAATGGAAAAAATTGCTCCAAAGTTACCTGTAAGAATAATTGCACCAGGAAAGGTATTTAGAAGAGATGATGACGCAACCCACTCACCTATGTTTCACCAGGTTGAAGGATTGTTGATTGATAGAGAGGTTACTTTAGGAGATTTAAAAGGGACGCTATTGGCGTTTGCAAAGGCAATGTTCGGCGAAGGGGTGGAGATCCGTTTAAGACCAAGTTATTTTCCATTTACCGAACCAAGTGCTGAAGTTGATATCTCATGTGTAATGTGTCATGGTTCTGGCTGCAGAGTATGTTCAGGTACTGGTTGGCTGGAGATTTTAGGTAGTGGTATGGTGCATCCTAGAGTATTGGAGATGTCAGGCTATGACCCTGAAGAGGTAAGAGGATTTGCCTTTGGTATGGGTGTAGAGAGAATAGCTATGTTAAAATATGGCATTAATGATTTGCGATTATTTTTTGATAATGACATTAGATTTTTAGAACAGTTTAAATAG
- a CDS encoding 50S ribosomal protein L35 — translation MPKMKTHRGAAKRFKRTASGKIKRSKAYTSHMLGRKSAKRKRNLRKGTIVTAGDQKRMDQLIPR, via the coding sequence ATGCCTAAAATGAAAACCCATAGGGGAGCAGCCAAAAGATTTAAGCGTACTGCATCTGGCAAGATAAAAAGGTCTAAAGCTTATACAAGCCATATGCTTGGTAGAAAATCAGCCAAGAGAAAAAGAAATTTACGTAAAGGCACCATAGTTACTGCAGGAGATCAAAAAAGAATGGATCAACTTATTCCTAGATAA
- a CDS encoding diaminopimelate epimerase — MKFVKMHGLGNDFVIVNNIDNSVSMDYARTAMNICHRQFGVGADGLVVLLPSETAHLTMRIFNPDGSEAEMCGNATRCVAKYVYEKGIIKDEIIKISTLAGPIITEIKTKGEKVETVKVNMGAPRLKPEQIPTTLEGNPEVVNQPLSINDQHFNLTCVSMGNPHCIIYVDKIEDVPLQKWGPLLEKAEVFPAYTNVEFVEVVDDANVKVRVWERGAGPTMACGTGACAVAVAGVLNGKNKREVKVQLPGGILEIQWNNQDDLVYMTGTAQYVFEGNLII, encoded by the coding sequence ATGAAGTTTGTAAAGATGCATGGTTTAGGTAATGATTTTGTAATTGTAAACAACATAGATAATAGTGTATCTATGGATTATGCTCGTACGGCTATGAATATTTGTCATAGACAATTTGGTGTGGGTGCTGATGGACTAGTGGTATTATTGCCTTCAGAAACAGCTCATCTTACTATGAGGATTTTTAATCCTGATGGGTCTGAAGCTGAAATGTGTGGTAATGCAACTAGATGTGTAGCAAAGTATGTATATGAAAAAGGAATAATTAAGGATGAGATAATTAAAATTAGCACATTAGCTGGTCCAATCATAACTGAAATCAAGACAAAAGGTGAAAAGGTTGAAACTGTCAAGGTGAACATGGGAGCTCCGCGTCTAAAGCCTGAGCAAATACCCACAACGCTAGAAGGAAATCCAGAGGTCGTTAACCAGCCACTAAGCATAAATGACCAGCATTTTAATCTAACATGTGTCTCCATGGGAAATCCCCATTGTATTATATATGTTGACAAGATAGAAGATGTACCTTTACAAAAATGGGGTCCATTGCTAGAAAAGGCGGAGGTATTTCCAGCGTACACAAATGTAGAGTTTGTAGAAGTTGTTGATGATGCAAATGTAAAGGTTAGGGTATGGGAGAGAGGTGCTGGCCCAACAATGGCCTGCGGAACAGGTGCATGTGCTGTAGCAGTTGCAGGAGTATTAAATGGAAAGAATAAACGAGAAGTAAAGGTTCAGCTCCCAGGAGGAATACTTGAAATCCAGTGGAATAATCAGGACGATCTAGTCTATATGACTGGTACTGCCCAGTATGTATTTGAAGGAAATTTGATAATATAA
- a CDS encoding translation initiation factor IF-3 — MNEAIRTREVRLISETGEQLGIVSPKEGLQIAMEKGMDLVEISPGAKPPVCRIMDYGKYMFELSKKERESRKKQKTINVKEVKFRVGIEEHDFQTKARNAIKFIENGDKVKVTIMFRGREVTHSELGRAICLKLAKQLEEITNVEKPPKLEGKNMTMILVPKAE; from the coding sequence ATTAATGAGGCTATTCGTACAAGAGAGGTTCGCCTTATTAGTGAAACTGGAGAACAGTTGGGGATAGTGTCTCCGAAAGAGGGACTACAAATTGCTATGGAAAAGGGAATGGATTTAGTAGAAATTTCACCGGGAGCTAAACCACCTGTCTGTCGTATCATGGATTACGGCAAGTATATGTTTGAGCTAAGCAAAAAGGAAAGAGAATCTCGCAAAAAACAGAAAACTATCAATGTAAAAGAGGTTAAATTTAGAGTAGGTATTGAGGAGCATGATTTTCAAACTAAAGCCAGAAATGCAATAAAGTTTATTGAAAATGGTGATAAGGTTAAGGTAACAATCATGTTCAGAGGTAGAGAAGTTACCCACTCTGAATTAGGTAGAGCTATTTGCCTTAAGCTAGCCAAACAATTAGAAGAAATAACAAATGTTGAGAAACCTCCAAAATTAGAAGGTAAAAACATGACAATGATCCTAGTTCCAAAGGCAGAGTAA